The proteins below come from a single Candidatus Afararchaeum irisae genomic window:
- a CDS encoding DUF211 domain-containing protein, with product MIRRLVLDIMKPHEPSMHDVAVKVADTDGVLGVNAKLIETDSKVQNIKMTVEGEDIDYDAVKDRIEHLGGSVHSVDEVACGETIVEESITPQD from the coding sequence ATGATAAGAAGGCTCGTCCTGGACATAATGAAGCCGCATGAGCCGTCAATGCACGACGTAGCCGTCAAGGTCGCAGACACCGACGGCGTCTTAGGTGTAAACGCGAAGCTCATAGAGACCGACAGTAAGGTTCAGAACATAAAGATGACAGTCGAGGGCGAGGACATCGACTACGACGCGGTTAAAGACCGTATAGAACACCTCGGGGGAAGCGTCCACTCGGTCGACGAGGTCGCGTGCGGTGAGACGATAGTCGAGGAGAGCATCACCCCACAGGACTGA
- a CDS encoding DUF1684 domain-containing protein: MESESDWEERIRAMRMEKDDFFGSSRRSPIPADERQSFDGLNYFEPNPDYRYELKLDEFDDKSVVEIGTTEEGERKYLDWGVFSFTVDGEDCELHAYKSDPDESRLWVPFRDETNGDETYGAGRYLDLDEDSHRLDDDRWILDFNQAYNPFCVYSDDYECALIPTTNWLDVSIEAGEKSYK; this comes from the coding sequence ATGGAATCCGAGTCTGACTGGGAGGAACGCATAAGAGCGATGAGAATGGAGAAGGACGACTTCTTCGGGAGCTCGCGCAGGTCACCTATACCCGCCGACGAACGTCAGAGCTTCGACGGTCTCAACTACTTCGAACCTAACCCCGACTACCGTTATGAGCTGAAGCTCGACGAGTTCGACGACAAGAGCGTGGTCGAGATAGGCACGACAGAGGAGGGGGAGAGGAAGTACCTCGACTGGGGAGTCTTCAGTTTTACTGTCGACGGAGAGGACTGTGAGCTACACGCTTACAAGAGCGACCCCGACGAGAGCCGTCTCTGGGTTCCCTTCAGGGACGAGACCAACGGAGACGAGACCTACGGCGCGGGGAGATACCTCGACCTCGACGAGGATAGCCACAGGCTCGACGACGACAGATGGATACTCGACTTCAACCAAGCCTACAACCCCTTCTGTGTCTACTCCGACGACTACGAGTGTGCTCTCATACCCACGACCAACTGGCTAGACGTAAGTATAGAGGCGGGAGAAAAGAGCTACAAGTAA
- a CDS encoding ABC transporter ATP-binding protein — protein sequence MIETHDLVFRYGDDTVLDGTDFRAESGEVTVLMGKNGAGKSTLLRQFNGLLEPDSGEVYIGGEKVRYDDDSLEDLRQRVGYVFQDPNDQIIAPTVSQDVRFGLKNAGIEDDGRVEEALETMGISGYGDRLCNTLSGGEKKRVALAGVLVMEPDYVLLDEPTAGLDGEGCDAIVEIVEKLSKKGITLVISTHDTGFGLEVGDSIAVLEDGVVDYTGDSISPETAERYGLRTFVF from the coding sequence ATGATAGAGACACACGACCTAGTCTTCAGATACGGCGACGACACGGTACTCGACGGCACCGACTTCAGAGCCGAGTCGGGAGAAGTAACCGTACTCATGGGGAAAAACGGAGCCGGGAAGTCGACACTCCTCCGCCAGTTCAACGGACTATTAGAGCCCGACTCGGGAGAGGTCTATATCGGGGGCGAAAAAGTCAGATACGACGACGACAGCCTCGAAGACCTGCGTCAGAGGGTCGGCTATGTCTTCCAAGACCCCAACGACCAGATAATTGCTCCGACAGTCTCCCAGGACGTGAGGTTCGGCTTGAAGAACGCCGGTATCGAGGACGACGGACGCGTAGAGGAAGCTCTCGAAACTATGGGAATTTCGGGATACGGCGACCGTCTCTGTAATACACTCAGCGGAGGTGAGAAGAAACGCGTCGCTCTCGCGGGCGTCTTAGTCATGGAGCCCGACTACGTTCTCCTCGACGAGCCCACAGCGGGTCTCGACGGCGAGGGCTGTGACGCCATAGTCGAGATAGTCGAGAAGCTCTCGAAGAAGGGAATAACCCTCGTGATATCGACACACGACACCGGATTCGGTCTCGAAGTCGGAGACAGTATCGCAGTTCTGGAGGACGGTGTCGTCGACTACACGGGCGACTCCATCTCACCCGAGACAGCCGAGAGATACGGTCTGAGGACGTTCGTATTCTAA
- a CDS encoding translation initiation factor IF-2 subunit beta: protein MSKYEDQLERALSEASEGVERGRFSLPEPDVRQEGNTTVYENFQDFVQTVDRDENDVLEFLQRDMGTSAHLDEKGRARLVGDFNAGRIMEAAEEFTDKYVICPECGSPDTRLEGDDENLSIKCEACGEKSPVE from the coding sequence ATGTCGAAGTACGAGGATCAGCTTGAGCGTGCTTTATCTGAAGCTTCCGAAGGAGTAGAAAGAGGCAGGTTCTCTCTTCCCGAGCCCGACGTGAGACAGGAGGGCAACACGACGGTTTACGAGAACTTTCAGGACTTCGTCCAGACGGTCGACAGGGACGAGAACGACGTCTTAGAGTTCCTTCAGAGGGACATGGGGACGAGCGCGCACCTCGACGAGAAGGGACGCGCACGTCTCGTCGGAGACTTCAACGCCGGACGTATAATGGAAGCAGCCGAGGAGTTCACCGACAAGTACGTCATCTGTCCCGAGTGTGGCTCTCCCGACACACGTCTCGAAGGCGACGACGAGAACCTCTCGATAAAGTGTGAGGCGTGTGGCGAGAAGTCGCCCGTAGAGTAG
- a CDS encoding VIT1/CCC1 transporter family protein, which translates to MWGIGFVRDTLQDEEARSISRRYFISNGFDGALTSVGITVGSYLSGVPDGLTVVKVGVGAAVGLSTSGVWSVWEIERAEKLAELQRLERSMMKDLKGTSIYTEKKRVRIVNSVMSGLGPVVGILLPVLVFAFEGIYLTMLEATLISVAVAVSVLFVFGAYMGSISKQRWYVAGLRMGVAGVVVAGINVLLPG; encoded by the coding sequence ATGTGGGGAATCGGCTTCGTGCGTGATACGCTCCAGGACGAGGAGGCACGTTCGATATCGCGGCGTTACTTCATATCGAACGGCTTCGACGGTGCTCTCACGAGCGTCGGAATCACAGTCGGCTCGTACCTCTCGGGAGTTCCCGACGGTCTCACGGTAGTCAAGGTCGGGGTGGGTGCCGCAGTAGGTCTGTCGACGTCGGGTGTCTGGAGTGTCTGGGAGATAGAACGTGCCGAGAAGCTCGCTGAGCTTCAGCGTCTTGAGAGGTCTATGATGAAAGACCTAAAGGGTACGTCTATCTACACCGAGAAGAAACGCGTAAGGATAGTCAACTCGGTGATGAGCGGTCTGGGTCCAGTCGTGGGTATACTCCTTCCCGTCTTAGTCTTCGCTTTCGAGGGTATCTACCTCACGATGCTCGAAGCCACCCTCATCTCTGTGGCTGTCGCAGTCTCTGTCCTCTTCGTCTTCGGTGCCTACATGGGATCTATCTCCAAACAGAGATGGTACGTCGCGGGTCTCCGTATGGGCGTAGCAGGCGTAGTGGTCGCGGGAATCAACGTACTACTCCCGGGGTAA
- a CDS encoding energy-coupling factor ABC transporter substrate-binding protein, with translation MSSRRYALAGIGLLAVLVVGSFVMPAAWGGADGQAEEGINQISPGYEPWFNPVWTPPSGEIESLLFSLQAAVGGLAIGYYLGRFRSSETETDPSSADTDASQT, from the coding sequence ATGAGTAGCCGTAGGTACGCTCTCGCGGGTATCGGACTCCTAGCAGTACTCGTCGTCGGAAGCTTCGTGATGCCCGCGGCTTGGGGAGGAGCCGACGGTCAGGCGGAGGAGGGCATAAACCAGATCAGTCCGGGCTATGAGCCGTGGTTCAACCCCGTCTGGACACCGCCGAGCGGCGAGATTGAGAGCCTCCTCTTCTCGTTACAGGCTGCGGTAGGAGGTCTTGCGATAGGCTACTACCTCGGCAGGTTCAGATCATCGGAGACCGAGACTGATCCCAGCTCGGCTGACACTGACGCGTCTCAGACGTAG
- a CDS encoding energy-coupling factor ABC transporter permease produces the protein MHIMEGFLPVEWAAAWYVVAAPFVGYGAYKTAKSMDSSRSKALLAVSAGFIFVLSALKMPSVTGSTSHPTGTGLAVVLFGPVVTSFLSAVVLLYQALLLAHGGITTLGANVASMGVIGPFVGYGAYRLVRPRTDLKKSTFVAAVVTDWTTYVVTSLQLAVAFPSEPGVSGIIASATKFMGIFAVTQIPIGLVEGALAAAIVGYLVKAKVSVRKRMGVPA, from the coding sequence ATGCATATAATGGAAGGCTTTCTTCCCGTAGAGTGGGCTGCGGCGTGGTACGTCGTCGCGGCTCCCTTCGTCGGATATGGAGCGTACAAGACAGCAAAGTCGATGGATAGTTCGAGGTCGAAGGCTCTCTTAGCCGTCTCGGCGGGATTTATATTCGTCCTCTCGGCTCTCAAGATGCCGTCTGTGACCGGCAGTACGTCCCATCCCACGGGAACCGGTCTCGCAGTCGTCCTCTTCGGTCCCGTAGTGACGTCTTTCCTCTCGGCGGTCGTCTTACTTTATCAGGCACTCCTCTTAGCCCACGGAGGAATCACGACACTCGGCGCGAACGTCGCGTCTATGGGTGTCATAGGTCCCTTCGTCGGCTACGGAGCCTACAGACTCGTAAGACCGCGTACTGATCTCAAGAAGTCGACCTTCGTCGCCGCAGTGGTTACCGACTGGACGACCTACGTCGTGACTTCGTTACAGCTTGCGGTCGCGTTCCCGTCGGAGCCCGGAGTCAGCGGGATTATAGCATCCGCGACTAAGTTCATGGGTATATTCGCTGTCACACAGATTCCGATAGGACTCGTAGAGGGCGCGCTCGCGGCGGCTATCGTGGGATACCTCGTCAAGGCTAAGGTCTCGGTCAGAAAACGCATGGGGGTTCCGGCATGA
- the cbiQ gene encoding cobalt ECF transporter T component CbiQ: MHHASLEKIQSSSTPLVDGELNVYFSFVGLLLGVAAPSRLTQLATAVVFVTLGLHAAGRDYLGFARLPVYFAVPSIGVILVFTSGETAFSVPLIFDFVLRFSDRGVERAVTTALRSGASLSVLVYFILTTTVPVTFSALKRLRLPDFFVEFCLLTYRGIQILTDESERLQTAARARLGYSDRRSLFRSTKLIGFSLFLKSLTRAERMEESMRSRSYSGEMPSPRRQSSGHVYATLILLLLSSTLVV; the protein is encoded by the coding sequence ATGCACCACGCGAGCCTGGAGAAGATACAGTCGTCCTCTACCCCTCTTGTAGACGGAGAGCTAAACGTCTACTTCTCGTTCGTGGGTCTTCTCTTAGGAGTCGCCGCCCCGAGCCGTCTGACACAGTTAGCCACGGCTGTGGTCTTCGTCACACTGGGTCTTCACGCCGCTGGACGTGACTACCTCGGCTTCGCACGTCTTCCCGTCTACTTCGCAGTGCCGAGTATAGGCGTGATACTCGTCTTCACGTCTGGAGAGACGGCTTTCTCGGTTCCTCTCATCTTCGACTTCGTCTTACGTTTCTCGGACAGAGGAGTCGAAAGAGCGGTCACGACGGCTCTCAGATCGGGAGCGTCTCTCTCGGTTCTCGTCTACTTCATACTCACGACGACAGTTCCCGTGACCTTCTCGGCACTCAAGAGACTACGTCTTCCCGATTTCTTCGTTGAGTTCTGTCTTCTGACCTACCGAGGAATACAGATACTCACCGACGAGTCCGAGAGGCTCCAGACCGCCGCGAGGGCACGTCTCGGTTACTCCGACAGACGTTCTCTCTTCAGATCGACAAAGCTAATCGGCTTCTCCCTCTTTCTCAAGTCACTAACGAGGGCAGAGAGGATGGAAGAGTCGATGAGGTCGAGATCGTACTCGGGCGAGATGCCGAGTCCACGCAGACAGAGCTCGGGACACGTCTACGCGACTTTAATCCTTCTACTCCTTTCCTCGACACTGGTGGTCTGA
- a CDS encoding peroxiredoxin, with the protein MSDEKPTMPLLGDRFPELEVSTTHGEMKLPDEYEGEWFVLFSHPGDFTPVCTTEFIAFEQRRDEFEELGANLIGLSVDRVHSHIKWTDWIEEEIGVEIGFPIIADEMGGVAQELGMLHPGMGSSTVRAVFIVDPDGVLRLTLYYPFEIGRNIDEILRSLEALQTSDEEGVATPADWPENQNFGDQVLVPPPDSDQDAEDRLAEAEAEGYDCKDWWFCLTDLEEE; encoded by the coding sequence ATGTCTGACGAAAAACCCACGATGCCGCTGCTTGGTGACAGGTTCCCCGAACTAGAAGTATCCACGACACACGGGGAGATGAAGCTCCCCGACGAGTACGAAGGCGAGTGGTTCGTGCTCTTCAGCCATCCCGGTGACTTCACGCCCGTCTGTACGACCGAGTTCATCGCGTTCGAACAGAGACGTGACGAGTTCGAGGAGTTAGGCGCGAACCTCATAGGTCTCTCGGTCGACCGTGTCCACTCCCATATCAAGTGGACAGACTGGATAGAGGAGGAGATCGGCGTAGAGATAGGCTTCCCCATAATAGCCGACGAGATGGGAGGAGTCGCACAGGAGCTCGGAATGCTCCATCCCGGAATGGGATCGTCGACAGTACGTGCGGTCTTCATAGTCGACCCCGACGGTGTCCTACGTCTCACTCTCTACTACCCCTTCGAGATCGGACGTAACATAGACGAGATACTCCGCTCACTCGAAGCACTCCAGACGAGCGACGAGGAAGGAGTCGCCACACCCGCCGACTGGCCCGAGAACCAGAACTTCGGCGACCAGGTTCTTGTTCCGCCGCCCGACAGCGACCAGGACGCCGAGGACAGACTCGCAGAAGCCGAGGCAGAGGGCTACGACTGTAAGGACTGGTGGTTCTGCCTTACCGACCTAGAAGAAGAGTAA
- a CDS encoding HAD-IC family P-type ATPase, with the protein MNQKDRWKTETADEVIEELGTSEDGLSSDEAEARLEEYGSNEIRDDEEISPLRILVSQFDDFLIYLLVVAALLSLGVGLLPGRHPEYVDAGLITFILVANGVFGFVQDYRAEKSIEALRELSTPDATVMRDATKTKIDSRDVVPGDVVFLEQGDSVPADARLIESQSLEADESALTGESTSVPKDTEVVDKDTSIAETSNLVFMNTNVVRGRGKAVVVETGMETEVGGIATQITQAEERQTPFEREVDRLGRTIGYGVLALILVVAGVQAGSRRRPPSRSYLSL; encoded by the coding sequence ATGAACCAGAAGGACAGATGGAAGACAGAGACCGCGGACGAGGTGATAGAAGAGCTCGGAACCTCCGAGGATGGTCTAAGCTCGGACGAGGCGGAGGCGCGGCTTGAGGAGTACGGCTCGAACGAGATACGTGACGACGAAGAGATCTCCCCTCTACGTATACTCGTCTCGCAGTTCGACGACTTCCTGATATATCTTCTCGTCGTCGCGGCTCTTCTTTCGCTCGGAGTCGGGCTTCTCCCCGGTAGACATCCCGAGTACGTCGACGCAGGTCTCATAACCTTCATACTCGTAGCGAACGGAGTCTTCGGCTTCGTCCAGGACTACCGCGCCGAGAAGTCGATAGAGGCTCTGCGTGAGCTGTCGACCCCGGATGCGACGGTTATGAGGGACGCCACCAAGACCAAGATAGATTCGAGAGACGTAGTCCCGGGGGACGTCGTCTTCCTCGAACAGGGGGACTCAGTTCCCGCAGACGCGCGCCTAATCGAGTCACAGAGCCTCGAAGCCGACGAGTCGGCACTCACGGGAGAGAGCACGTCGGTGCCGAAGGACACGGAAGTCGTAGACAAGGACACATCCATCGCCGAGACCTCGAACCTCGTCTTCATGAACACGAATGTAGTCAGAGGACGTGGAAAGGCTGTCGTCGTAGAGACGGGAATGGAGACAGAGGTCGGAGGGATAGCGACACAGATCACTCAGGCTGAGGAGAGACAGACGCCCTTCGAGAGGGAGGTCGACAGACTCGGGAGGACGATTGGCTACGGAGTACTGGCTCTCATACTCGTAGTCGCAGGCGTACAGGCGGGCTCACGTCGGCGTCCCCCCTCACGGTCTTACTTGTCTCTATAA